A single window of Eucalyptus grandis isolate ANBG69807.140 chromosome 1, ASM1654582v1, whole genome shotgun sequence DNA harbors:
- the LOC104425388 gene encoding glutathione transferase GST 23 — MAKLKIIVSATSPYCTRIEWALKLKGLEYELTVEDWFKAKTELLLKSNPVHKKVPVLLDDGVVIAESKVILEYIDEKWKGGEFYPLLPQDPYERAQARFWAQFADDKCIFGAFQARLAEDAEEKEKAVETTLESFTYLEKQIEGKKFFAGDKMGYLDLVAGWIPHWLSVLEETGGMKIFDAERFPSLHEWAQNFTEIPLIKECLPPRDVVVDHYIRLPEVRALLKPNKP; from the exons ATGGCTAAGTTAAAGATCATTGTCTCTGCGACGAGCCCCTACTGCACAAGAATCGAGTGGGCTCTAAAACTGAAGGGCCTCGAGTACGAGCTCACTGTTGAAGACTGGTTCAAGGCGAAGACCGAATTGCTTTTGAAGTCGAACCCGGTGCACAAGAAGGTCCCCGTGCTGTTGGACGATGGGGTCGTGATTGCGGAGTCCAAAGTGATTCTGGAGTACATCGATGAGAAGTGGAAGGGAGGTGAGTTTTATCCGTTGTTGCCTCAAGACCCTTATGAGAGAGCTCAAGCTCGTTTCTGGGCTCAGTTTGCTGATGACAAG TGTATCTTCGGTGCTTTTCAAGCTCGTCTGGCCGAAGATGCggaggaaaaggagaaagcaGTGGAGACTACATTAGAGTCTTTCACTTATCTTGAGAAGCAGATTGAAGGCAAGAAGTTTTTTGCGGGAGACAAGATGGGCTATTTGGATCTTGTGGCTGGTTGGATCCCGCATTGGCTCAGCGTCTTGGAAGAAACTGGGGGCATGAAGATATTTGATGCCGAGAGGTTCCCATCCCTTCATGAGTGGGCACAAAACTTCACCGAAATTCCGCTGATTAAGGAATGTCTTCCACCTAGAGATGTGGTGGTTGACCATTATATTCGTTTGCCTGAGGTCCGTGCGCTCCTTAAACCGAACAAGCCATAG